In Aspergillus flavus chromosome 3, complete sequence, one genomic interval encodes:
- a CDS encoding putative MFS transporter, translating into MSQKDKSSVGHVEDIEAVETGQMKKHEATKVMGTVKLTEGSIIYIPTPTADPQDPLNLSMLRKITILVVISIFSCLGLSLVSGFGGLLGFYIPQYEEVGVTYNGITYLMTYPTLFMGIGNLIGMPLAIGVGRRVVMLASTAILAVGAILCATAKTYEWHFGARILVGLAAGQSESIVPMISQEIFFVHERSRALMGQQAIQVCLTTVWVLFAGPIAEAITPEWWYGLGAVLAGALFVGTFFLLPETKYERSLSAYQEESSSGDEVLTEGFDDNKPNHTEAVPCTERPELDFVNYSPRTFKSDLRLWNGKPEWFKVWEVLKQTAELLLFPNVLWALLLNGLVIGVNVAIGTTYSTIISAAPYNWPNSSASYINCGQIVVAIVALPLLGHSSDWLVKFRAKRNNGLHEPETRLIPLILPAAIGTFTSSLYGEGGAHPYDYHWFVYAWAVAAYYFCFVGVNIVTITYLLDSYPARAGPLLVIVCAFRGIISFGTSYGTAPFIELHGYDGTFNTFAALTGFLSLVGIPIFIWGKRIRAFTGRFAKDKTN; encoded by the exons ATGTCTCAGAAAGACAAAAGCTCGGTTGGTCATGTGGAGGACATTGAGGCAGTTGAGACTGGCCAAATGAAGAAGCACGAGGCTACCAAGGTGATGGGCACGGTGAAGTTGACCGAAGGCAGCATCATCTACATCCCGACCCCAACCGCCGATCCTCAAG ACCCATTGAATCTGTCCATGCTTCGCAAGATCaccatcctcgtcgtcataTCAATTT TCTCATGCCTCGGTCTTTCTCTTGTGTCGGGATTTGGCGGGCTGCTAGGCTTCTATATTCCTCAATATGAAGAGGTGGGGGTAACCTATAATGGAATCACTTACCTGATGACCTACCCAACTCTGTTCAT GGGGATTGGTAACTTGATCGGAATGCCTCTAGCTATTGGTGTTGGGCGCCGTGTGGTTATGCTGGCTTCCACTGCTATTCTTGCAGTCGGGGCTATTTTATGTGCAACTGCAAAGACGTACGAGTGGCACTTTGGCGCAAGAATCCTGGTTGGCCTCGCTGCGGGTCAAAGTGAATCGATTGTTCCCATGATCTCACAG GAAATATTCTTTGTGCATGAACGCAGTAGAGCTCTCATGGGTCAGCAGGCTATTCAGGTCTGCCTTACTACGGTATGGGTCCTGTTCGCCGGTCCTATCGCGGAGGCCATTACCCCCGAATGGTGGTATGGTCTTGGTGCCGTCTTAGCTGGGGCTCTATTTGTCGGtacattctttctcttaccTGAAACTAAGTACGAGCGATCTTTGTCGGCGTACCAGGAAGAGTCTTCGTCAGGTGATGAGGTGCTTACTGAGGGCTTTGACGacaacaaaccaaaccataCGGAGGCAGTACCTTGCACCGAGCGTCCAGAGCTCGATTTTGTCAACTACAGTCCGCGCACATTCAAGTCTGATCTACGCCTGTGGAATGGCAAGCCGGAGTGGTTCAAAGTATGGGAAGTGCTGAAG CAAACAGCGGAGcttctcctttttccgaACGTACTTTGGGCTCTCCTCCTCAACGGCTTGGTGATTGGTGTCAACGTAGCCATTGGAACGACCTACAGCACCATCATCTCTGCTGCGCCCTACAATTGGCCCAACAGCAGTGCTAGCTACATCAACTGTGGACAGATCGTGGTCGCCATTGTCGCCCTTCCTCTCCTAGGTCATAGTTCAGACTGGCTGGTGAAGTTCCGCGCAAAGCGGAACAACGGTCTTCACGAGCCCGAGACTCGTCTGATTCCACTTATATTGCCAGCTGCGATAGGCACGTTTACCAGTTCTTTATACGGTGAAGGGGGAGCCCATCCATATGATTACCACTGGTTTGTTTACGCCTGGGCCGTAGCGGCATATTATTTCTGCTTCGTCGGCGTCAATATTGTTACGATCACCTACTTGCTGGATAGCTACCCGGCGCGTGCTGGTCCACTGCTGGTGATTGTCTGTGCTTTCCGAGGTATCATTTCCTTTGGAACCAGTTATGGTACCGCTCCTTTCATCGAACTGCATGGTTATGATGGCACCTTCAATACGTTTGCTGCACTCACTGGGTTTTTGTCTCTGGTAGGCATCCCGATATTTATCTGGGGGAAGCGCATTCGGGCTTTTACTGGACGGTTTGCTAAGGACAAAACCAATTGA